From the Thermococcus celericrescens genome, the window ATGAGGGGAGAACCCCCTCACTCAATGCTTATTCCAGCGCTCTCAAGGGCGGCCTTGACGGCCTCGTCGTCGGCGCCGCGCTCGATGCTGACCTTCTCCGGAAGGGGCTCGAGGTGCTTGACGTTCATCCTCCTGCGCTTGACCTTGTTGAGGCCAGCGCCGGTAACGAGGACGAAGTTCCTGTCGATGACGTCAACGACGACGACCTTCTCTCCGGCCCTCCTTCCGGCGATTATAACGGCAAGCCTTCCGACTTCCATAGCTGGCATTCATCCCACCTCCTCATTTTTTGTTGCCCGGGTTTGCACCCGACCCCGCGTCACCGTCGGGGTATAGGTGGTCGATGGCGGCCTTCACAATCGCGAAGACGCCATCGGGATTCCAATGGGCGGTATTTATGATCAAGTCATAAATCGACTTGTCGTCGATGTCAATCCCGTAAAGGTTTAAATATCTTTTCCTGTTGCCCTTCTCGCGCTCGGCAATTCCCACAAAGGCCTCCTCGACGGAGACTCCCT encodes:
- a CDS encoding 50S ribosomal protein L14e, with product MPAMEVGRLAVIIAGRRAGEKVVVVDVIDRNFVLVTGAGLNKVKRRRMNVKHLEPLPEKVSIERGADDEAVKAALESAGISIE